One genomic segment of Sminthopsis crassicaudata isolate SCR6 chromosome 2, ASM4859323v1, whole genome shotgun sequence includes these proteins:
- the LOC141556818 gene encoding protocadherin beta-4-like: MKIAPRKARQNRQVPFLIFVLFLSVAVPEPQLYSVKEETESGSFVGNVAKTLGLEVEKLSSREAQVISEDKKQYLQLKRDTGDLLIKEKLDREKLCGPTEPCVLPFQILLENPFQFFRAELRVEDINDHSPTFPESEMILKILESTMPGTVFRLKVAQDLDVGINSLQNYTISPNPHFLVRTRPLSDGRKVPELVLDKVLDREELPELTLTLTAVDGGIPPRSGTAQVRVVVMDINDNAPIFHHPRYEVQIPENSPINSLVVTVSARDLDSGINGDLAYALYQASNEVSQTFGVDPISGEIRLKKQLDFEAIQKYEVDIEAIDGGGLSGKCIVVVQVMDLNDNSPELTVSSLTRNIPENSPATVVAVFSIRDRDSGDNGRMICSIPEDLPFSLKPTFKNFYTLVTEGALDREKSIQYNITITITDLGYPRLKTEHNITVFISDVNDNPPVFTQTAYTLYLRENNSPALHIGSVSAYDKDEGANAKLTYSLLTPETEDLPLFSYISVNSDNGHLYVLKSLDYETTKAFQFTVRATDSGSPVLSSQALVQVVVLDENDNSPFVLYPLQNSTTPCNDLVPRAAEPGYLVTKVVAVDRDSGQNSWLSYQLLKATDPGLFTVWAHNGEVRTSRLISDRDTIKQRLLVLVKDNGKPALSTAATLNVLLVDGFSELHVQLPGTKEQVQNDSLTVYLVISLISVSFLFLLSVFLFIAVRLWKKRNATNGVCLETNDPYSGHLADFSGTLSQSYQYEVCLTSGSENGEFKFLKPTMPNLQAQNAGRDLEEIPSFRNSCMK; encoded by the coding sequence ATGAAGATTGCGCCACGGAAAGCTCGGCAGAATAGGCAAGTgccatttcttatttttgtcttattcttGTCTGTGGCGGTTCCAGAGCCGCAGCTGTACTCAgtgaaagaggaaactgagagtgGTTCCTTTGTGGGTAATGTAGCTAAGACCCTGGGGCTAGAAGTAGAGAAGTTGTCATCCCGAGAGGCCCAGGTGATTTCTGAGGATAAGAAGCAGTATTTGCAGCTTAAACGTGACACTGGGGATCTTCTTATAAAAGAGAAGCTTGACCGGGAGAAGCTGTGTGGCCCTACCGAGCCCTGTGTGCTGCCTTTCCAGATCTTACTGGAAAACCCTTTTCAGTTTTTCCGGGCTGAGCTGAGGGTAGAAGACATAAATGATCATTCGCCCACTTTCCCGGAATCTGAGATGATTCTGAAAATATTAGAAAGTACTATGCCTGGAACTGTGTTTCGACTAAAGGTGGCCCAGGATTTAGACGTCGGAATAAACAGTCTCCAGAACTATACCATCAGTCCCAATCCCCATTTCCTCGTCCGCACTCGCCCACTCAGCGATGGAAGAAAGGTCCCAGAGCTGGTATTAGACAAAGTGCTGGATCGGGAGGAGCTGCCTGAGCTCACTTTAACTCTCACAGCCGTAGATGGGGGGATTCCTCCAAGATCCGGTACAGCCCAAGTCCGGGTCGTGGTTATGGACATCAATGACAATGCCCCTATCTTCCATCACCCCCGATATGAGGTTCAAATCCCAGAGAATAGCCCCATTAATTCTCTAGTTGTGACTGTCTCTGCTCGAGATTTAGACTCTGGAATCAATGGAGATTTAGCCTATGCCTTATACCAAGCTTCTAATGAAGTCAGTCAAACATTTGGAGTAGATCCCATTTCAGGAGAGATTAGACTTAAAAAACAATTGGATTTCGAGGCAATTCAAAAATATGAGGTGGATATTGAAGCAATTGATGGCGGGGGCCTTTCGGGGAAATGCATTGTTGTAGTTCAAGTAATGGATCTTAATGACAATTCCCCAGAGTTGACTGTATCGTCACTTACTAGGAATATTCCAGAAAATTCCCCGGCGACCGTGGTCGCTGTTTTCAGCATCCGAGATCGTGATTCCGGGGACAATGGAAGAATGATCTGTTCTATTCCGGAAGATCTCCCTTTTTCCCTGAAACCAACTTTCAAAAACTTTTATACACTTGTCACAGAAGGAGCCCTGGACAGAGAAAAAAGCATCCAGTATAACATCACTATTACCATCACGGATTTAGGATACCCGAGGCTCAAAACCGAGCACAACATCACTGTATTCATCTCCGACGTCAATGACAATCCACCAGTATTTACTCAGACAGCCTACACACTCTACCTCAGAGAAAACAATAGTCCCGCCCTTCATATTGGCAGTGTCAGTGCATATGACAAGGATGAAGGAGCCAATGCTAAACTCACCTACTCCCTACTGACTCCTGAGACTGAAGATTTGCCCCTCTTTTCCTACATCTCCGTGAATTCAGACAACGGACATCTGTATGTTCTGAAATCCCTGGATTATGAAACCACTAAAGCCTTCCAATTCACTGTGAGAGCTACTGATAGTGGTTCTCCAGTCCTGAGTAGTCAAGCTCTGGTTCAGGTTGTGGTCCTGGATGAGAATGACAACTCTCCCTTTGTGCTTTATCCTCTGCAGAATAGCACGACTCCCTGCAATGACCTTGTTCCCCGGGCAGCAGAGCCAGGTTACCTGGTGACTAAAGTGGTGGCGGTAGATAGGGACTCAGGACAAAATTCATGGCTTTCCTACCAGCTACTCAAAGCCACAGACCCAGGACTCTTCACTGTATGGGCTCATAATGGAGAAGTTCGCACATCAAGACTCATCAGCGACAGAGACACCATCAAACAGAGGCTTCTAGTTCTGGTGAAAGACAACGGGAAACCAGCTTTGTCCACAGCGGCCACGCTGAATGTACTCCTGGTGGACGGATTCTCTGAGCTACATGTACAACTCCCAGGCACAAAGGAACAAGTCCAGAATGACTCCCTCACTGTCTATTTGGTCATTTCTTTAATTTCAGTCTCGTTTCTCTTCTTgctctctgtcttcctttttatAGCAGTGCGTCTATGGAAGAAGAGAAATGCTACAAATGGAGTTTGCTTGGAGACCAATGACCCCTATTCAGGCCATTTAGCCGATTTCAGTGGCACTCTTTCCCAGAGTTACCAGTATGAGGTGTGTCTGACCAGTGGCTCCGAGAATGGAGAATTCAAGTTCCTGAAGCCTACTATGCCCAACCTCCAAGCTCAGAATGCTGGGAGAGACTTAGAAGAAATTCCATCCTTTAGAAATAGCTGTATGAAGTGA
- the LOC141556819 gene encoding protocadherin beta-16-like yields the protein MLCAATQTMETALGKTLRNRQVIFFIVAFLWCGADSDPGRFSVAEEKESGSFVANVVKTLGMGAEELSARGARVLSEDKKQLLQLNRETGDLLIKEKLDREELCGPTEPCVMPFQILMEKPLQFFRAELQVKDINDHSPTFLEMKTFLKISESTPLGTTFPLTIAQDMDVGKNGVQNYTISPNDYLFLRTVTHSDGRKYPELVLERALDREKQPELTLTITAMDGGSPVRSGTTQVQITVVDINDNTPVFTKAQYEVQIPENSPVGSLIVTVSAGDLDAGIYGDITYTLFQPTAKISQTFEVDPVSGDIRLKREVDFEEIRRYDLYIEAIDGGGLSTKCNVLVHVTDLNDNSPELTMSSFTSNIPENSSETVVAIFSIRDRDSKDNGKLTCSIQEDLPFVLKNQFENIYILITEETLDRETKAQYNITITVTDFGSPRLKTEHNITVIISDINDNPPVFNQTGYTLYLQENNSPALYIGSVSASDRDTGANAKVTYSLMPQEDQNLPLFSYISINSDNGNLYALRSLDYEVIQTFQFTVRATDGGSPALNSKALIRVVVQDENDNSPFVLYPLQNGTAPCNDLVPRGAEPGYLVTKVVAVDRDSGQNSWLSYQLFKATDPGLFTVWAHNGEVHTARPISDRDTIKQKLLILVKDNGQPPLSTAVTLNMILVDGFSEPYIHLSDAPKEHTQNDSLTIYLVISLASVSFLFLISIILFISIHFWRKKRDTSNNGYFGSHGPSLGHLVDVNGTGTLSQKYQYKVCLGSGLESNEFKFLKPIIPSV from the coding sequence ATGCTTTGTGCAGCCACCCAAACAATGGAAACTGCGCTAGGGAAAACTCTGCGGAACAGGCAAGTGATATTCTTTATTGTAGCTTTTCTCTGGTGTGGGGCGGATTCCGATCCCGGGAGGTTTTCTGTGGCAGAGGAGAAGGAAAGCGGTTCCTTTGTGGCCAATGTAGTAAAGACCCTTGGGATGGGAGCGGAAGAATTGTCAGCCCGGGGAGCCCGGGTCCTCTCTGAGGATAAAAAACAGCTTTTACAGCTCAATAGGGAGACCGGAGACCTTCTTATAAAAGAGAAACTGGACCGGGAAGAACTATGTGGCCCCACTGAGCCCTGTGTGATGCCTTTCCAGATCTTAATGGAAAAACCTTTGCAGTTCTTTCGGGCTGAGCTCCAGGTCAAAGATATAAATGACCATTCGCCCACATTCTTAGAAATGAAGACATTTTTGAAAATATCAGAAAGTACTCCACTGGGGACAACGTTTCCCCTGACTATCGCTCAGGATATGGATGTCGGAAAAAATGGTGTCCAAAACTATACAATAAGCCCAAACGACTACCTCTTCCTTCGCACTGTCACTCATAGTGATGGGAGGAAGTACCCAGAGCTGGTTTTGGAAAGAGCGCTGGATCGTGAGAAACAGCCAGAACTCACATTAACCATCACAGCCATGGATGGTGGGTCCCCAGTGAGGTCTGGCACCACCCAAGTACAGATCACAGTTGTGGACATCAATGACAATACACCTGTGTTTACTAAGGCTCAGTATGAAGTGCAGATCCCTGAGAACAGCCCAGTTGGTTCTCTGATTGTGACTGTCTCTGCTGGAGATTTAGACGCTGGTATCTATGGAGATATAACTTACACCTTATTCCAACCAACTGCAAAAATCAGTCAAACGTTTGAAGTAGACCCTGTCTCAGGAGACATACGACTAAAAAGAGAAGTGGATTTCGAGGAAATTCGAAGGTATGATCTATATATTGAAGCCATAGATGGCGGCGGTCTTTCGACAAAATGCAATGTCTTGGTCCATGTGACAGATCTAAACGACAACTCTCCAGAACTGACAATGTCATCATTTACCAGCAACATTCCAGAGAATTCCTCTGAGACTGTGGTTGCTATTTTCAGCATCCGAGATCGTGACTCAAAGGACAATGGAAAGTTGACTTGTTCCATCCAAGAAGATCTCCCTTTCGTCTTGAAAAACCAATTTGAAAATATCTACATTCTCATAACAGAGGAGACACTGGATAGAGAGACTAAGGCACAATacaatatcaccattactgttaCAGATTTTGGGTCTCCAAGACTCAAAACAGAGCATAATATCACGGTGATCATCTCTGATATCAATGACAATCCACCAGTTTTTAATCAGACAGGCTATACACTTTACCTCCAAGAGAACAACAGCCCTGCTCTTTATATTGGTAGTGTCAGTGCCAGTGATAGGGACACAGGGGCCAATGCCAAAGTCACCTATTCACTGATGCCTCAAGAGGATCAAAACCTGCCCCTTTTTTCCTACATCTCCATCAACTCAGATAACGGCAATCTTTATGCACTGAGATCCCTGGATTATGAAGTCATACAAACTTTCCAGTTCACTGTGAGGGCAACTGATGGAGGTTCCCCAGCCCTGAACAGCAAGGCTCTCATTCGTGTTGTGGTCCAAGATGAGAATGACAACTCTCCCTTTGTGCTGTACCCACTGCAAAATGGTACAGCCCCTTGTAATGACCTGGTACCCAGAGGTGCAGAGCCAGGTTACCTGGTGACCAAGGTAGTGGCTGTGGATAGAGACTCAGGGCAGAATTCTTGGCTTTCCTATCAACTATTTAAAGCTACAGACCCTGGCCTTTTCACTGTCTGGGCCCATAATGGAGAAGTGCATACAGCAAGACCTATCAGTGACAGAGACACCATCAAGCAAAAGCTCTTAATACTGGTGAAGGACAATGGACAACCACCTCTATCCACAGCAGTTACACTGAATATGATCTTGGTTGATGGCTTCTCTGAACCCTACATTCATCTCTCAGATGCACCCAAGGAACATACCCAGAATGACTCTCTCACCATTTACTTAGTCATTTCTCTGGCCTCTGTGTCTTTTCTCTTCCTAATCTCcataattctgttcatttcaatacatttttggaggaaaaaaagagatacctCAAATAATGGGTACTTTGGATCCCATGGGCCCTCATTGGGTCACTTGGTGGATGTCAATGGAACTGGGACCCTGTCCCAGAAATATCAATATAAGGTATGCCTGGGCAGTGGCTTAGAGAGCAATGAATTCAAATTCCTAAAGCCCATTATTCCCAGTGTATAA
- the LOC141556815 gene encoding protocadherin beta-2-like, translated as MEQEGRIILQQRQVLFFLVLLGVSGAASQLEFSVVEEIERGSFVANVANALGLEVGVLSNRGARVVFKGYKEYLQLYPKTGDLLLREKLDREELCGPTEPCVLPFQILLENPFQVVRAELRIQDVNDHSPVFLDIETMLKIPESTSPGTVFLLENAQDLDVGNNSLQNYTVSPNSHFHIQTREDAEGRKYPELVLDKPLDREEQPEFRLTLTAVDGGAPTRSGSTQILVLVMDINDNAPVFSHSRYEVQLPENSPTGSLVATVSAKDLDSGNNAEISYSLFRASERIRKTFQLNEKSGELRLKEKLDFESIHSYTINIQATDGGGLSGKCTIVVQVKDLNDNPPELIMSSFTSPIPENSPDITVAVFSVSDIDSGENGRIVCSIQDDLPFALKPSIENFYTLVTEGALDREYKAEYNITITVMDLGFPRLKSEYNLTVLISDVNDNPPMFSQRTYKVYLQENNSPALHIGSVSASDRDSGINAKVTYSLLPPEPEDLPLFSYISINSDNGHLYALRSLDYEAIQTFQFTVRAADGGSPSLSSQVLVQIVVQDENDNSPFVLYPLQNGTAPCNDLVPRGAEPGYLVTKVVGVDMDSGQNSWLSYQLLKATDPGLFTLWAHNGEIRTARPISDKDAIKQRLLVLVKDNGEPPLSTVASLTVLLVDGFSEPYLQLSDAPKEQVQIDSLTVYLIISLALISFLFLVSIIVFIAIRLWKRKRDATDCSQFDPNSPFPNHLLDINRTGTLSQNYQYEVCLTSGSGTDEFKFLRPILPSVPPQAT; from the exons ATGGAGCAGGAAGGGAGGATTATTCTGCAGCAAAggcaagttctttttttccttgttctgctgGGTGTGTCTGGGGCGGCCTCACAGCTGGAGTTTTCGGTGGTGGAGGAGATAGAGAGAGGCTCTTTTGTGGCCAATGTGGCAAATGCTCTGGGGCTGGAGGTAGGAGTGTTGTCAAATCGGGGGGCCAGAGTCGTTTTCAAAGGGTACAAAGAGTATTTGCAGCTGTATCCCAAAACCGGGGATCTGCTCCTGAGAGAAAAATTGGATCGGGAAGAGCTGTGCGGTCCGACAGAGCCCTGTGTGCTACCTTTTCAGATCTTACTGGAAAACCCTTTTCAGGTCGTTCGTGCTGAGCTTAGGATACAAGACGTTAATGATCATTCGCCAGTATTCCTAGACATTGAGACAATGCTAAAAATCCCCGAGAGTACCTCCCCCGGGACTGTGTTTCTATTAGAAAATGCGCAGGATTTAGATGTAGGAAACAACAGTCTCCAGAACTATACGGTCAGTCCAAACTCTCATTTCCACATTCAAACTCGAGAGGACGCAGAAGGCCGGAAATACCCAGAGCTTGTACTGGATAAACCCCTGGATCGGGAGGAGCAACCCGAGTTTAGATTAACTCTCACTGCAGTGGATGGGGGAGCCCCAACCAGATCTGGGAGTACCCAAATCCTAGTGTTGGTAATGGACATCAATGACAATGCCCCTGTGTTCTCTCATTCGCGATATGAAGTTCAACTTCCTGAGAACAGCCCTACGGGTTCTCTAGTTGCTACAGTCTCAGCTAAAGATTTAGATTCAGGAAATAACGCAGAGATTTCCTATTCGTTATTTCGTGCATCTGAACGTATTCGTAAAACTTTCCAATTAAATGAAAAATCCGGAGAACTTCGTCTAAAAGAGAAACTGGATTTTGAGTCAATTCATTCTTACACAATAAATATTCAGGCCACAGATGGTGGAGGCCTTTCTGGAAAATGCACTATAGTTGTTCAAGTGAAGGATTTAAACGACAATCCTCCCGAGCTGATTATGTCCTCATTTACCAGCCCCATCCCAGAGAACTCACCTGATATAACTGTCGCCGTTTTCAGCGTATCAGATATAGACTCTGGGGAAAATGGAAGGATAGTTTGCTCCATCCAAGATGACCTTCCTTTTGCCCTGAAACCTTCTATTGAGAACTTCTATACGTTGGTAACAGAAGGAGCATTAGACAGAGAGTACAAGGCTGAGTACAACATCACGATTACAGTGATGGACTTGGGCTTCCCGAGGCTCAAATCTGAGTATAATCTCACAGTGCTCATCTCTGATGTCAATGATAACCCTCCCATGTTTTCTCAGAGAACCTACAAAGTGTATCTTCAGGAGAATAACAGTCCTGCCCTCCACATTGGCAGTGTCAGTGCCAGTGACAGGGACTCAGGGATCAATGCCAAAGTCACTTACTCTCTACTACCTCCAGAGCCTGAAGACCTGCCCCTCTTCTCCTACATTTCCATCAACTCAGACAATGGTCATCTCTATGCTCTGAGATCCCTGGATTATGAAGCTATCCAAACTTTCCAATTCACTGTGAGGGCAGCTGATGGTGGTTCTCCATCACTGAGCAGCCAGGTTCTGGTTCAGATTGTGGTACAGGATGAGAATGATAACTCTCCCTTTGTGCTGTACCCCCTGCAGAATGGCACAGCTCCCTGCAATGACCTGGTGCCCAGAGGTGCAGAGCCTG GTTACCTGGTCACCAAAGTGGTGGGTGTAGATATGGACTCAGGGCAAAATTCTTGGCTTTCCTACCAGCTGCTCAAGGCCACAGACCCAGGCCTTTTCACTTTATGGGCCCACAATGGGGAAATTCGCACAGCAAGGCCCATCAGTGACAAAGATGCCATCAAGCAGAGGCTTCTGGTGCTGGTGAAGGACAATGGGGAGCCACCTCTGTCCACTGTGGCCTCATTGACTGTACTATTGGTGGATGGCTTCTCTGAGCCCTACCTGCAACTCTCAGATGCACCTAAGGAGCAGGTCCAGATTGATTCCCTCACCGTTTACTTGATCATTTCTTTAGCActcatctcctttctttttctggtcTCTATAATTGTGTTTATTGCTATTCgcctgtggaagaggaaaagagatgcCACAGATTGTAGTCAATTTGATCCAAATAGCCCCTTCCCAAACCATCTTTTGGATATCAACAGAACAGGGACCTTGTCCCAGAACTACCAATATGAGGTGTGTCTCACCAGTGGTTCAGGGACCGATGAGTTCAAGTTCCTGAGGCCCATTCTACCCAGTGTGCCTCCTCAAGCTACTTAA
- the LOC141556814 gene encoding protocadherin beta-2-like gives MIPQQRQVLFLLVLLGVSGAASEPEQFSVVEEMERGSLVANLAKSLNLEVGTLSDRGCMVSFKGNKEYLQLNRRTGDLLLREKLDREELCGRAEPCMLTFQILLENPFQIILAELRVQDINDHSPVFLETEMLLKIPESTLPGTVFLLESARDLDVGNNSIQNYVLTLHPLFHIQIRESNEGRKYPELVLDETLDREKQSEVTLTLTAVDGGVPPRSGTAQVRILVVDINDNAPVFTQSQYDIHIPENSSIGSKVVTVSATDLDAGNYGEISYTFLYPPENIRKTFHLKEKLGELYLRENVDFESTQSYIINVQATDGGGLSAQCTVVVQVTDLNDNPPELTISSLINPIPENSPETVIAVFRVSDLDSGENGKMVCSIQDDLPFALKPSIENFYTLVTEGALDRESRAEYNITITVMDLGSPRLKSEHNITVLISDVNDNPPVFSQTAYKLYLQENNSPALYIGTVNASDRDSGINAKVTYSLLPPETGELPLFSYISINSDNGHLYALRSLDYEAIQIFQFIVRAADGGSPSLSSQVLVQIMVQDENDNSPFVLYPLQNGTAPCNDLVPRTAESGYLVTKVVAVDRDWGQNSWLSYQLLKATDPGLFTLSSHSGEVRTARPISDKEAIKQRLVVLVKDNGQPSLSTMATLNVLLVDGFSEPYLQLPDASKEQVHTDSLTTYLIISLASISFLFLVSVFMFIAIRLWKRKKDTTVINQITSNSPFPGHLTDVSRTENLSQSYQYEVCLTSGSGTSEFKFLKPIISTLPTLEGNENSIENSALRNSFCFT, from the coding sequence ATGATTCCGCAACAAAGGCAAGTTCtctttctccttgttcttctGGGTGTGTCTGGGGCGGCCTCTGAGCCGGAGCAGTTTTCTGTAGTGGAGGAAATGGAGAGAGGCTCTTTGGTGGCCAATTTGGCAAAGTCCTTGAACCTGGAGGTGGGAACGCTGTCAGATCGGGGATGCATGGTCTCTTTCAAAGGGAACAAAGAGTATTTGCAGCTGAACCGTAGAACTGGGGATCTGCTCCTGAGAGAGAAACTGGATCGGGAGGAGCTGTGTGGCAGGGCTGAGCCCTGTATGCTGACTTTTCAGATCTTACTAGAAAATCCCTTTCAGATTATTCTGGCTGAATTACGGGTACAAGACATTAATGATCATTCCCCAGTGTTCTTAGAAACTGAGATGCTCCTGAAAATTCCTGAGAGTACCTTACCCGGGACTGTGTTTCTGCTAGAAAGTGCGAGAGATTTAGATGTAGGAAACAACAGCATCCAGAACTATGTACTCACTCTCCATCCACTTTTCCATATTCAAATTCGAGAAAGCAATGAGGGCAGGAAATATCCAGAGCTTGTTTTGGATGAAACATTGGATCGGGAGAAGCAGTCTGAGGTTACTTTAACTCTCACTGCAGTGGATGGGGGAGTCCCACCAAGGTCTGGAACTGCCCAAGTTCGAATTCTCGTAGTAGATATCAATGACAACGCACCAGTGTTTACTCAATCTCAATATGACATTCACATCCCTGAAAACAGTTCCATTGGATCCAAGGTTGTCACAGTTTCTGCCACAGATTTAGACGCAGGGAATTATGGAGAAATATCTTACACATTTTTGTATCCCCCTGAAAACATTCGTAAAACTTTTCACCTTAAAGAGAAATTAGGAGAACTTTACTTGAGGGAAAATGTGGACTTTGAATCAACTCAATCTTACATTATAAATGTCCAAGCCACAGACGGTGGGGGTCTTTCAGCACAATGTACTGTTGTTGTTCAGGTGACAGATCTGAATGACAATCCTCCAGAGCTGACCATATCTTCACTTATCAATCCCATCCCAGAAAATTCTCCTGAGACAGTGATAGCTGTCTTCAGGGTTTCAGATCTGGACtctggggaaaatggaaagatgGTTTGCTCCATCCAAGATGACCTTCCTTTTGCCCTAAAACCTTCCATTGAGAACTTTTACACATTGGTAACAGAAGGAGCATTGGACAGAGAGAGCAGGGCAGAATACAACATCACTATTACAGTGATGGATTTGGGATCCCCGAGGCTCAAATCCGAGCACAATATCACAGTGCTCATCTCTGATGTCAATGATAATCCTCCTGTGTTTTCTCAAACAGCCTACAAATTGTACCTGCAGGAGAACAATAGTCCTGCCCTCTATATTGGCACGGTCAATGCCAGTGACAGGGACTCAGGGATCAATGCCAAAGTCACCTACTCTCTGCTGCCACCAGAGACCGGAGAACTGCCTCTCTTCTCCTACATCTCCATCAATTCAGACAATGGTCATCTCTATGCTCTGAGATCTCTGGATTATGAAGCTATCCAAATTTTCCAGTTCATTGTGAGGGCAGCTGATGGTGGCTCTCCATCACTGAGCAGCCAGGTTTTGGTTCAGATTATGGTACAGGATGAAAATGATAACTCTCCTTTTGTTCTGTATCCCCTGCAAAATGGCACAGCTCCCTGCAACGATCTGGTGCCGAGAACTGCAGAGTCAGGTTACCTGGTGACCAAGGTGGTAGCTGTGGATAGGGACTGGGGACAGAATTCCTGGCTTTCCTACCAGCTACTCAAGGCCACAGACCCAGGCCTCTTCACTTTGTCATCCCACAGTGGGGAAGTTCGCACAGCAAGGCCCATCAGTGACAAAGAAGCCATCAAGCAGAGGCTTGTGGTCCTGGTGAAGGACAATGGGCAACCATCTCTGTCCACAATGGCTACACTAAATGTGCTCTTGGTGGATGGCTTCTCTGAGCCCTACCTGCAACTTCCAGATGCATCTAAGGAGCAGGTCCACACTGATTCCCTAACCACCTACCTAATCATTTCCCTGGCCtctatctccttcctctttctggtCTCTGTTTTTATGTTTATTGCAATTCGcctgtggaagagaaagaaggatacCACTGTCATTAATCAAATAACTTCAAATAGCCCATTCCCAGGTCACTTAACGGATGTCAGCAGGACGGAAAACCTGTCCCAGAGTTACCAGTATGAGGTGTGTCTGACCAGTGGCTCAGGAACCAGTGAATTTAAGTTCCTAAAGCCAATTATTTCCACCCTTCCTACTTTGGAGGGAAATGAGAACTCGATTGAAAACTCAGCTTTAAGGAATAGCTTTTGCTTTACTTAG